A portion of the Salvelinus alpinus chromosome 33, SLU_Salpinus.1, whole genome shotgun sequence genome contains these proteins:
- the LOC139563300 gene encoding ubiquitin carboxyl-terminal hydrolase 47-like isoform X4: MEMVPSEENQLVLKEGMFWSCRQSIFVEMKKRFSQIENAAEEPRVLCIVQDTTNAKTVNERLTLNLPASTTLPKLFEDVAHKAGYVNGTFDLAWRKTGDMGSLDPSSEMSLTESGFEPGKRNFLQLTDKDGEQPLIASDESGTASSSGLDDSSQERFIGPLPRDGTVGCSSDYSSPSYSYSSILNKSDTGYVGLVNQAMTCYLNSLLQTLFMTPEFRNALYNWEFEESEEDPVTSIPYQLQRLFLLLQTSKKRAIETTDVTRSFGWDSSEAWQQHDVQELCRVMFDALEQKWKQTEQADLINQLYQGKLKDYVRCLECGYESWRIDTYLDIPLVIRPFGASQAYGSVEEALQAFVQPETLDGANQYFCERCKKKCDARKGLRFLHFPYLLTLQLKRFDFDYTTMHRIKLNDRMSFPEELDMGPFIDVEDEKSPQTESCTDSGAENEGSCHSDQMSNDFSADDGVDEGICLDSASSTERVLKPKVPSLNTSSLTFELFSVMVHSGSAAGGHYYACIKSFSDGQWYSFNDQHVSKITQEDIRKTYGGSSGSRGYYSSAFASSTNAYMLIYRLKDPSRNAKYLDCDDFPEHIKHLVQREKESEEQEKRQREIERNTCKIKLFCMHPVKMMAMMENKLEVHKDKTLREATEMAYKLMELDGVVPLDCCRLVKYDEFHEYLERSYEGEEDTPMGLLLGGVKSSYMFDLLLETRRPEQVFQPYKPGEVMVKVHVVDLKTDTVAPPVSIRAYLNQSITEFKQLIAQATELSAETMRVVLERCYNDLRLLYVPNKTLKAEGFFRSNKVFVESSESPDHQVTFTDSLLWKLLDRHGNTIRLFVSLPVQSPGTNRTICQKVGGDPEECSEGSKVNRNSVETILEESTEKLKNLSLQQQQGSSTSDSQKSSDTSDFEHIESPSPSQEPDSSSVSAVVAVDNRELENRIRVASGGGAYSDPETQFPGEERSDSEVNNDRSTSSVDSDILSSSHSSDTLCNADSGPIQLANGLDSHSITSSRRSKANEGKKETWDTAEEDSGTDSEYDENGKSKAESYYLYFRAEPYAQEDGSGEGGQKCVLVHVDKRITLSAFKQNLEPFVGVTSTQFKVFRVYANNQEFESVRLNETLSSFSDDNKITIRLGRALKKGEYRVKVYQLLVNDAEPCKFLVDTVFAKGMTVKQSKEELMPQLKDQCKLDLNIDKFRLRKKTWKNPGTVFLDYHVYEEDINISSNWEVFLEVLDGPEKMKSMSQLAVLTRRWTPAQMKLEPFREVVLESSSVEELKEKLSEISGVPLENLEFAKGRGTFPCDISVLEIHQDLDWNPKVSTLNVWPLYICDDGAVVFYRDSTEEPMEQSEDERNELMKRESSRLLKTGHRVSYSPRKEKALKIYLDGGPVKDPGQD, translated from the exons ATAGAGAATGCGGCGGAGGAGCCCAGAGTGCTGTGCATAGTCCAGGACACTACCAATGCTAAGACGGTCAACGAGAGGCTCACCCTCAACTTGCCAGCCTCCACCACCCTCCCCAAACTCTTCGAGGATGTGGCCCACAAGGCGGGCTATGTGAACGGCACCTTTGACCTGGCATGGCGCAAGACAGGGGACATG GGGTCGCTGGACCCCAGCAGTGAGATGTCCCTCACTGAGTCCGGGTTCGAGCCCGGGAAGAGGAACTTCCTCCAACTCACAGACAAGGACGGAGAACAGCCTCTGATTGCATCG GATGAGTCGGGGACAGCGAGCAGCAGTGGTCTGGATGACAGCTCCCAGGAGCGCTTCATCGGCCCGCTGCCCAGAGACGGCACGGTGGGCTGCAGCAGCGACTACAGCAGCCCCAGCTACTCCTACTCCTCCATCCTCAACAAGTCTGACACAG GATATGTGGGTTTGGTTAACCAGGCCATGACCTGCTATTTGAACAGCCTTCTACAAACACTGTTTATGACCCCAGAGTTCAGAAATGCACTGTACAA CTGGGAGTTTGAGGAGTCGGAAGAAGACCCGGTTACCAGCATCCCTTACCAGCTACAGAGGCTGTTTTTGCTGCTGCAGACCAGTAAGAAGAGGGCCATCGAGACCACCGACGTGACCCGCAGCTTTGGCTGGGACAGCAGCGAAG CCTGGCAGCAGCATGACGTCCAGGAGCTGTGTAGGGTCATGTTTGATGCCTTGGAGCAGAAATGGAAGCAGACAGAGCAG GCTGACCTGATTAACCAGCTGTACCAGGGGAAGCTGAAGGACTATGTGCGCTGTCTGGAGTGTGGCTATGAGAGCTGGAGGATTGACACCTACCTGGACATCCCACTGGTCATCAGACCATTTGGGGCCAGCCAGGCTTATGGCAGcgtg GAGGAGGCTCTGCAGGCCTTCGTCCAGCCAGAGACTCTGGACGGGGCCAACCAGTACTTCTGTGAGCGCTGCAAGAAAAAATGTGATGCCCGTAAG GGGCTGAGATTTCTTCACTTTCCCTACCTGCTGACTCTGCAGCTGAAGCGTTTTGACTTTGACTACACCACTATGCACCGCATCAAACTCAACGACCGCATGTCCTTCCCTGAGGAGCTGGACATGGGTCCCTTCATTGACGTGGAGGACGAG AAATCTCCTCAAACGGAGAGCTGCACTGACAGCGGGGCAGAGAATGAAGGCAGTTGCCACAGCGACCAGATGAGCAACGACTTCTCGGCGGACGACGGTGTGGATGAGGGCATCTGCCTGGACAGTGCCAGCAGTACTGAGAGGGTACTGAAGCCAAAGGTACCCAGCCTCAACACT AGTTCATTGACCTTTGAGCTGTTCTCGGTCATGGTGCATTCGGGCAGCGCTGCAGGTGGCCACTATTATGCCTGCATTAAGTCCTTCAGCGATGGCCAGTGGTACAGTTTCAACGACCAGCACGTCAGCAAG ATCACCCAGGAAGACATCAGGAAAACATATGGAGGGTCCTCGGGGAGCAGAGGCTATTACTCCAGTGCCTTTGCCAG CTCTACGAATGCGTATATGCTGATTTATAGGTTGAAAGACCCCTCAAGGAATGCAA AGTATCTGGATTGTGATGACTTCCCTGAGCACATAAAGCATCTGGTCCAGAGGGAGAAGGAGTCTGAGGAGCAGGAGAAAAGACAGAGGGAGATCGAGCGTAATACCTGCAAG ATCAAGCTGTTCTGCATGCATCCGGTGAAGATGATGGCTATGATGGAGAACAAGCTGGAAGTGCACAAGGACAAGACGCTCAGAGAGGCAACAGAGATGGCCTACAAG CTCATGGAACTGGATGGGGTGGTCCCGCTGGACTGCTGTCGCCTGGTCAAGTACGATGAGTTCCATGAGTACCTGGAGCGCTCGTACGAGGGCGAGGAGGACACCCCCATGGGGCTGCTGCTGGGCGGGGTCAAGTCCTCCTACATGTTTGACCTGCTGCTGGAGACCCGCAGACCAGAGCAAGTCTTCCAGCCATACAAACCCGGAG aGGTGATGGTGAAGGTTCACGTGGTGGATCTGAAGACTGACACTGTTGCCCCTCCCGTCAGCATCAGGGCCTACCTAAACCAGTCAATCACTGAGTTCAAGCAGCTCATTGCACAG GCCACAGAGCTCTCAGCTGAAACCATGCGTGTCGTCCTGGAGCGCTGCTATAATGACCTTCGGCTTCTCTACGTGCCCAACAAGACACTGAAAGCAGAGGGTTTCTTCAGGAGCAACAAG GTTTTTGTGGAAAGCTCTGAATCCCCAGATCACCAGGTCACTTTCACTGATTCCCTCTTGTGGAAACTGCTGGATCGCCATGGGAACACAATCCGCCTGTTTGTCTCGCTCCCTGTGCAATCCCCCGGCACCAACAGAACTATTTGCCAAAAAGTGGGCGGCGACCCTGAGGAGTGCTCTGAGGGGTCAAAGGTCAACAGGAATTCTGTAGAGACCATCCTGGAGGAGAGCACAGAGAAGCTGAAGAACCTGTCCCTCCAGCAGCAGCAGGGCTCCAGCACCAGTGACAGCCAGAAGAGCTCAGACACCAGCGACTTCGAGCACATCGagtccccctcaccctctcaggAACCAGACTCCTCCTCCGTATCCGCTGTCGTTGCAGTCGACAACCGAGAGCTGGAGAACCGGATCCGGGTGGCCAGCGGCGGGGGGGCCTACTCTGACCCGGAAACCCAGTTCCCTGGGGAGGAGCGCTCGGACTCTGAGGTGAACAACGATCGCAGCACGAGCTCAGTGGACAGTGACATCCTGAGCTCCAGCCACAGCAGTGACACGCTGTGCAACGCTGACAGCGGCCCCATCCAGCTGGCCAATGGCCTGGACTCACACAGCATTACCAGCAGCCGCCGCTCCAAGGCCAACGAGGGCAAGAAGGAGACGTGGGACACAGCCGAGGAGGACAGTGGCACGGACAGCGAGTATGATGAGAATGGGAAGAGCAAGGCGGAATCCTATTACCTCTACTTCAGAGCAGAACCATATGCACAGGAGGACGGCTCTGGGGAAGGAGGCCAGAAAT GTGTACTGGTCCACGTGGATAAGAGGATAACTCTGTCAGCGTTCAAACAGAACCTGGAGCCTTTCGTGGGGGTCACCTCTACCCAGTTCAAGGTGTTCCGCGTCTACGCCAACAACCAGGAGTTTGAGAGTGTACGGCTCAACGagaccctctcctccttctctgacGACAACAAG ATAACCATTCGATTAGGCAGAGCACTGAAGAAGGGCGAATATCGGGTGAAAGTGTACCAGCTACTAGTGAATGATGCAGAG cccTGTAAGTTCCTCGTAGACACAGTGTTTGCTAAGGGCATGACTGTGAAACAGTCCAAAGAGGAGCTAATGCCTCAGCTGAAAGACCAATGCAAGCTGGACCTCAACATCGACAA GTTCCGTCTCAGGAAGAAGACGTGGAAGAACCCAGGGACAGTGTTTCTGGACTACCACGTCTACGAGGAGGACATCAACATCTCCAGTAACTGGGAGGTCTTTCTGGAGGTTCTAGATG GACCGGAGAAGATGAAGTCCATGTCCCAGCTGGCTGTGCTGACCCGCCGCTGGACCCCCGCCCAGATGAAGCTGGAGCCCTTCCGGGAAGTGGTTCTGGAGAGCAGTAGTGTGGAGGAACTCAaggaaaag ctcagtGAAATAAGTGGTGTTCCTCTTGAAaacctggagtttgccaaa GGGCGCGGAACATTTCCTTGTGATATCTCGGTATTGGAGATCCATCAGGATCTGGACTGGAACCCTAAAGTGTCCACTCTGAATGTGTGGCCTCTGTACATCTGTGATGATGGTGCTGTGGTCTTCTACAG GGACAGCACAGAGGAGCCTATGGAACAGTCTGAAGATGAACGCAATGAGCtgatgaagagggagagcagCCGCCTGCTGAAGACTGGCCACCGGGTCAGTTACTCACCTCGTAAGGAGAAGGCCCTTAAGATCTACCTGGATGGGGGCCCGGTCAAGGACCCGGGGCAGGACTGA
- the LOC139563300 gene encoding ubiquitin carboxyl-terminal hydrolase 47-like isoform X10, with amino-acid sequence MEMVPSEENQLVLKEGSLDPSSEMSLTESGFEPGKRNFLQLTDKDGEQPLIASDESGTASSSGLDDSSQERFIGPLPRDGTVGCSSDYSSPSYSYSSILNKSDTGYVGLVNQAMTCYLNSLLQTLFMTPEFRNALYNWEFEESEEDPVTSIPYQLQRLFLLLQTSKKRAIETTDVTRSFGWDSSEAWQQHDVQELCRVMFDALEQKWKQTEQADLINQLYQGKLKDYVRCLECGYESWRIDTYLDIPLVIRPFGASQAYGSVEEALQAFVQPETLDGANQYFCERCKKKCDARKGLRFLHFPYLLTLQLKRFDFDYTTMHRIKLNDRMSFPEELDMGPFIDVEDEKSPQTESCTDSGAENEGSCHSDQMSNDFSADDGVDEGICLDSASSTERVLKPKSSLTFELFSVMVHSGSAAGGHYYACIKSFSDGQWYSFNDQHVSKITQEDIRKTYGGSSGSRGYYSSAFASSTNAYMLIYRLKDPSRNAKYLDCDDFPEHIKHLVQREKESEEQEKRQREIERNTCKIKLFCMHPVKMMAMMENKLEVHKDKTLREATEMAYKLMELDGVVPLDCCRLVKYDEFHEYLERSYEGEEDTPMGLLLGGVKSSYMFDLLLETRRPEQVFQPYKPGEVMVKVHVVDLKTDTVAPPVSIRAYLNQSITEFKQLIAQATELSAETMRVVLERCYNDLRLLYVPNKTLKAEGFFRSNKVFVESSESPDHQVTFTDSLLWKLLDRHGNTIRLFVSLPVQSPGTNRTICQKVGGDPEECSEGSKVNRNSVETILEESTEKLKNLSLQQQQGSSTSDSQKSSDTSDFEHIESPSPSQEPDSSSVSAVVAVDNRELENRIRVASGGGAYSDPETQFPGEERSDSEVNNDRSTSSVDSDILSSSHSSDTLCNADSGPIQLANGLDSHSITSSRRSKANEGKKETWDTAEEDSGTDSEYDENGKSKAESYYLYFRAEPYAQEDGSGEGGQKCVLVHVDKRITLSAFKQNLEPFVGVTSTQFKVFRVYANNQEFESVRLNETLSSFSDDNKITIRLGRALKKGEYRVKVYQLLVNDAEPCKFLVDTVFAKGMTVKQSKEELMPQLKDQCKLDLNIDKFRLRKKTWKNPGTVFLDYHVYEEDINISSNWEVFLEVLDGPEKMKSMSQLAVLTRRWTPAQMKLEPFREVVLESSSVEELKEKLSEISGVPLENLEFAKGRGTFPCDISVLEIHQDLDWNPKVSTLNVWPLYICDDGAVVFYRDSTEEPMEQSEDERNELMKRESSRLLKTGHRVSYSPRKEKALKIYLDGGPVKDPGQD; translated from the exons GGGTCGCTGGACCCCAGCAGTGAGATGTCCCTCACTGAGTCCGGGTTCGAGCCCGGGAAGAGGAACTTCCTCCAACTCACAGACAAGGACGGAGAACAGCCTCTGATTGCATCG GATGAGTCGGGGACAGCGAGCAGCAGTGGTCTGGATGACAGCTCCCAGGAGCGCTTCATCGGCCCGCTGCCCAGAGACGGCACGGTGGGCTGCAGCAGCGACTACAGCAGCCCCAGCTACTCCTACTCCTCCATCCTCAACAAGTCTGACACAG GATATGTGGGTTTGGTTAACCAGGCCATGACCTGCTATTTGAACAGCCTTCTACAAACACTGTTTATGACCCCAGAGTTCAGAAATGCACTGTACAA CTGGGAGTTTGAGGAGTCGGAAGAAGACCCGGTTACCAGCATCCCTTACCAGCTACAGAGGCTGTTTTTGCTGCTGCAGACCAGTAAGAAGAGGGCCATCGAGACCACCGACGTGACCCGCAGCTTTGGCTGGGACAGCAGCGAAG CCTGGCAGCAGCATGACGTCCAGGAGCTGTGTAGGGTCATGTTTGATGCCTTGGAGCAGAAATGGAAGCAGACAGAGCAG GCTGACCTGATTAACCAGCTGTACCAGGGGAAGCTGAAGGACTATGTGCGCTGTCTGGAGTGTGGCTATGAGAGCTGGAGGATTGACACCTACCTGGACATCCCACTGGTCATCAGACCATTTGGGGCCAGCCAGGCTTATGGCAGcgtg GAGGAGGCTCTGCAGGCCTTCGTCCAGCCAGAGACTCTGGACGGGGCCAACCAGTACTTCTGTGAGCGCTGCAAGAAAAAATGTGATGCCCGTAAG GGGCTGAGATTTCTTCACTTTCCCTACCTGCTGACTCTGCAGCTGAAGCGTTTTGACTTTGACTACACCACTATGCACCGCATCAAACTCAACGACCGCATGTCCTTCCCTGAGGAGCTGGACATGGGTCCCTTCATTGACGTGGAGGACGAG AAATCTCCTCAAACGGAGAGCTGCACTGACAGCGGGGCAGAGAATGAAGGCAGTTGCCACAGCGACCAGATGAGCAACGACTTCTCGGCGGACGACGGTGTGGATGAGGGCATCTGCCTGGACAGTGCCAGCAGTACTGAGAGGGTACTGAAGCCAAAG AGTTCATTGACCTTTGAGCTGTTCTCGGTCATGGTGCATTCGGGCAGCGCTGCAGGTGGCCACTATTATGCCTGCATTAAGTCCTTCAGCGATGGCCAGTGGTACAGTTTCAACGACCAGCACGTCAGCAAG ATCACCCAGGAAGACATCAGGAAAACATATGGAGGGTCCTCGGGGAGCAGAGGCTATTACTCCAGTGCCTTTGCCAG CTCTACGAATGCGTATATGCTGATTTATAGGTTGAAAGACCCCTCAAGGAATGCAA AGTATCTGGATTGTGATGACTTCCCTGAGCACATAAAGCATCTGGTCCAGAGGGAGAAGGAGTCTGAGGAGCAGGAGAAAAGACAGAGGGAGATCGAGCGTAATACCTGCAAG ATCAAGCTGTTCTGCATGCATCCGGTGAAGATGATGGCTATGATGGAGAACAAGCTGGAAGTGCACAAGGACAAGACGCTCAGAGAGGCAACAGAGATGGCCTACAAG CTCATGGAACTGGATGGGGTGGTCCCGCTGGACTGCTGTCGCCTGGTCAAGTACGATGAGTTCCATGAGTACCTGGAGCGCTCGTACGAGGGCGAGGAGGACACCCCCATGGGGCTGCTGCTGGGCGGGGTCAAGTCCTCCTACATGTTTGACCTGCTGCTGGAGACCCGCAGACCAGAGCAAGTCTTCCAGCCATACAAACCCGGAG aGGTGATGGTGAAGGTTCACGTGGTGGATCTGAAGACTGACACTGTTGCCCCTCCCGTCAGCATCAGGGCCTACCTAAACCAGTCAATCACTGAGTTCAAGCAGCTCATTGCACAG GCCACAGAGCTCTCAGCTGAAACCATGCGTGTCGTCCTGGAGCGCTGCTATAATGACCTTCGGCTTCTCTACGTGCCCAACAAGACACTGAAAGCAGAGGGTTTCTTCAGGAGCAACAAG GTTTTTGTGGAAAGCTCTGAATCCCCAGATCACCAGGTCACTTTCACTGATTCCCTCTTGTGGAAACTGCTGGATCGCCATGGGAACACAATCCGCCTGTTTGTCTCGCTCCCTGTGCAATCCCCCGGCACCAACAGAACTATTTGCCAAAAAGTGGGCGGCGACCCTGAGGAGTGCTCTGAGGGGTCAAAGGTCAACAGGAATTCTGTAGAGACCATCCTGGAGGAGAGCACAGAGAAGCTGAAGAACCTGTCCCTCCAGCAGCAGCAGGGCTCCAGCACCAGTGACAGCCAGAAGAGCTCAGACACCAGCGACTTCGAGCACATCGagtccccctcaccctctcaggAACCAGACTCCTCCTCCGTATCCGCTGTCGTTGCAGTCGACAACCGAGAGCTGGAGAACCGGATCCGGGTGGCCAGCGGCGGGGGGGCCTACTCTGACCCGGAAACCCAGTTCCCTGGGGAGGAGCGCTCGGACTCTGAGGTGAACAACGATCGCAGCACGAGCTCAGTGGACAGTGACATCCTGAGCTCCAGCCACAGCAGTGACACGCTGTGCAACGCTGACAGCGGCCCCATCCAGCTGGCCAATGGCCTGGACTCACACAGCATTACCAGCAGCCGCCGCTCCAAGGCCAACGAGGGCAAGAAGGAGACGTGGGACACAGCCGAGGAGGACAGTGGCACGGACAGCGAGTATGATGAGAATGGGAAGAGCAAGGCGGAATCCTATTACCTCTACTTCAGAGCAGAACCATATGCACAGGAGGACGGCTCTGGGGAAGGAGGCCAGAAAT GTGTACTGGTCCACGTGGATAAGAGGATAACTCTGTCAGCGTTCAAACAGAACCTGGAGCCTTTCGTGGGGGTCACCTCTACCCAGTTCAAGGTGTTCCGCGTCTACGCCAACAACCAGGAGTTTGAGAGTGTACGGCTCAACGagaccctctcctccttctctgacGACAACAAG ATAACCATTCGATTAGGCAGAGCACTGAAGAAGGGCGAATATCGGGTGAAAGTGTACCAGCTACTAGTGAATGATGCAGAG cccTGTAAGTTCCTCGTAGACACAGTGTTTGCTAAGGGCATGACTGTGAAACAGTCCAAAGAGGAGCTAATGCCTCAGCTGAAAGACCAATGCAAGCTGGACCTCAACATCGACAA GTTCCGTCTCAGGAAGAAGACGTGGAAGAACCCAGGGACAGTGTTTCTGGACTACCACGTCTACGAGGAGGACATCAACATCTCCAGTAACTGGGAGGTCTTTCTGGAGGTTCTAGATG GACCGGAGAAGATGAAGTCCATGTCCCAGCTGGCTGTGCTGACCCGCCGCTGGACCCCCGCCCAGATGAAGCTGGAGCCCTTCCGGGAAGTGGTTCTGGAGAGCAGTAGTGTGGAGGAACTCAaggaaaag ctcagtGAAATAAGTGGTGTTCCTCTTGAAaacctggagtttgccaaa GGGCGCGGAACATTTCCTTGTGATATCTCGGTATTGGAGATCCATCAGGATCTGGACTGGAACCCTAAAGTGTCCACTCTGAATGTGTGGCCTCTGTACATCTGTGATGATGGTGCTGTGGTCTTCTACAG GGACAGCACAGAGGAGCCTATGGAACAGTCTGAAGATGAACGCAATGAGCtgatgaagagggagagcagCCGCCTGCTGAAGACTGGCCACCGGGTCAGTTACTCACCTCGTAAGGAGAAGGCCCTTAAGATCTACCTGGATGGGGGCCCGGTCAAGGACCCGGGGCAGGACTGA